One genomic segment of Gossypium arboreum isolate Shixiya-1 chromosome 3, ASM2569848v2, whole genome shotgun sequence includes these proteins:
- the LOC108468732 gene encoding probable transcription factor KAN4 isoform X2, with product MDKISPTSISVCRVKGMTYYRSSTTDSSCSGANLSQGQPRLSLGFETAVLSQSQPKLNHHQPQIYGREFKRNARMINGVKRRMRAPRMRWTTTLHAHFVHAVQLLGGHERATPKSVLELMNVKDITLAHVKSQLQMYRTVKSTDKGSANLQTSPQRTQSDPWLSSMETNNLIISGHGNSFTFKSNDAKVKVDKAELQVSNRLKDRLDSNSLSPSHMLLNLEFTLGMPLC from the exons ATGGACAAG ATTAGCCCAACATCCATTTCAGTTTGTAGGGTTAAGGGAATGACCTACTATAGAAGCTCAACCACTGATTCTAGCTGCAGTGGAGCCAATCTGAGCCAGGGACAGCCAAGGTTGAGCTTAGGGTTCGAAACGGCAGTTTTGAGTCAATCCCAACCAAAACTTAATCATCATCAACCTCAAATCTATGGTCGTGAGTTCAAAAGAAATGCAAGAATGATCAATGGAGTGAAAAGACGGATGAGAGCTCCAAGAATGAGATGGACTACAACCCTCCATGCTCATTTTGTTCATGCAGTACAGCTTCTTGGAGGCCATGAAA GAGCAACACCAAAATCTGTGTTAGAGTTGATGAATGTCAAGGATATAACCCTAGCTCACGTGAAGAGTCAATTGCAG ATGTATCGAACAGTGAAGAGCACTGACAAGGGATCAGCTAATTTACAAACCTCACCACAGAGGACCCAAAG CGATCCATGGCTATCCTCAATGGAGACTAATAATTTGATCATATCAGGCCATGGAAATAGTTTCACTTTTAAGTCGAATGATGCCAAG GTAAAGGTAGACAAGGCAGAGCTTCAAGTGTCGAATAGACTGAAGGACAGATTAGATTCCAACTCTTTGTCACCTTCACACATGTTACTTAACCTAGAATTCACCCTCGGGATGCCACTGTGTTGA
- the LOC108468732 gene encoding probable transcription factor KAN4 isoform X1: protein MRTIPFPDLSLQISPTSISVCRVKGMTYYRSSTTDSSCSGANLSQGQPRLSLGFETAVLSQSQPKLNHHQPQIYGREFKRNARMINGVKRRMRAPRMRWTTTLHAHFVHAVQLLGGHERATPKSVLELMNVKDITLAHVKSQLQMYRTVKSTDKGSANLQTSPQRTQSDPWLSSMETNNLIISGHGNSFTFKSNDAKVKVDKAELQVSNRLKDRLDSNSLSPSHMLLNLEFTLGMPLC, encoded by the exons ATGAGGACCATACCTTTTCCTGATTTATCCTTGCAGATTAGCCCAACATCCATTTCAGTTTGTAGGGTTAAGGGAATGACCTACTATAGAAGCTCAACCACTGATTCTAGCTGCAGTGGAGCCAATCTGAGCCAGGGACAGCCAAGGTTGAGCTTAGGGTTCGAAACGGCAGTTTTGAGTCAATCCCAACCAAAACTTAATCATCATCAACCTCAAATCTATGGTCGTGAGTTCAAAAGAAATGCAAGAATGATCAATGGAGTGAAAAGACGGATGAGAGCTCCAAGAATGAGATGGACTACAACCCTCCATGCTCATTTTGTTCATGCAGTACAGCTTCTTGGAGGCCATGAAA GAGCAACACCAAAATCTGTGTTAGAGTTGATGAATGTCAAGGATATAACCCTAGCTCACGTGAAGAGTCAATTGCAG ATGTATCGAACAGTGAAGAGCACTGACAAGGGATCAGCTAATTTACAAACCTCACCACAGAGGACCCAAAG CGATCCATGGCTATCCTCAATGGAGACTAATAATTTGATCATATCAGGCCATGGAAATAGTTTCACTTTTAAGTCGAATGATGCCAAG GTAAAGGTAGACAAGGCAGAGCTTCAAGTGTCGAATAGACTGAAGGACAGATTAGATTCCAACTCTTTGTCACCTTCACACATGTTACTTAACCTAGAATTCACCCTCGGGATGCCACTGTGTTGA